One stretch of Streptomyces hygroscopicus DNA includes these proteins:
- a CDS encoding XshC-Cox1-family protein, translating into MLDIAAELHRWCEEGRDFAVATVVSVGGSAPRQPGAALAVDAEGTAIGSVSGGCVEGAVYELCQEALRTGETVRETFGYSDEDAFAVGLTCGGVIDVLVTPAPAADRRVRPVLAAAASAAADGRTAALARIVDGPPELLGRALLVRPDDGWDGTLGGHPELDRTAAAEARALLDAGRTATVVIGAEGSRCGQPVTLLAEASVPPPRMIVFGAVDFASALVRIGRFLNYHVTVCDARPVFATALRFPDADEVVVDWPHRYLEKTEVDARTVLCVLTHDPKFDVPLLERALRLPVAYVGAMGSARTHRDRLRRLREAGVGEPELALLRSPIGLDLGARTPEETALSIAGEIVANRRGGSGTPLTGARTPIHHDTRAASDRIDSVA; encoded by the coding sequence ATGCTGGACATCGCCGCCGAGCTGCACCGCTGGTGCGAGGAGGGCCGGGACTTCGCCGTCGCCACCGTGGTCTCCGTGGGCGGCAGCGCGCCCCGGCAGCCCGGGGCCGCCCTCGCCGTGGACGCCGAGGGCACGGCGATCGGCAGCGTGTCCGGCGGCTGTGTCGAGGGCGCGGTGTACGAGCTGTGCCAGGAGGCGCTGCGCACCGGCGAGACCGTACGGGAGACCTTCGGCTACTCCGACGAGGACGCCTTCGCGGTCGGCCTGACCTGCGGCGGAGTCATCGATGTCCTGGTCACCCCGGCCCCGGCGGCCGACCGCCGGGTGCGCCCGGTGCTGGCCGCCGCCGCGTCGGCCGCCGCCGACGGCCGGACGGCGGCGCTGGCCCGGATCGTGGACGGCCCGCCCGAGCTGCTGGGCCGCGCCCTGCTCGTCCGCCCGGACGACGGCTGGGACGGCACCCTGGGCGGCCACCCCGAGCTGGACCGTACGGCGGCCGCGGAGGCCCGCGCCCTGCTGGACGCCGGGCGCACCGCGACCGTGGTCATCGGCGCCGAGGGAAGCCGCTGCGGGCAGCCCGTCACCCTGCTCGCCGAGGCCAGCGTCCCGCCGCCGCGCATGATCGTCTTCGGGGCGGTCGACTTCGCGAGCGCGCTCGTACGGATCGGGAGGTTCCTGAACTACCACGTCACGGTCTGCGACGCCCGTCCGGTCTTCGCGACCGCGCTCCGCTTCCCGGACGCCGACGAGGTGGTCGTCGACTGGCCGCACCGCTATCTGGAGAAGACCGAGGTGGACGCCCGCACGGTGCTGTGCGTGCTCACCCACGACCCGAAGTTCGACGTGCCGCTGCTGGAGCGGGCGCTGCGGCTGCCCGTGGCGTACGTCGGCGCGATGGGCTCCGCCCGCACCCACCGGGACCGGCTGCGGCGGCTGCGCGAGGCCGGGGTGGGCGAGCCGGAGCTGGCCCTGCTGCGCTCCCCGATCGGCCTCGACCTCGGCGCCCGTACGCCAGAGGAGACCGCGCTGTCCATCGCCGGCGAGATCGTCGCGAACCGGCGGGGCGGCAGCGGAACACCGCTGACGGGTGCCCGGACCCCGATCCACCACGACACCCGGGCGGCCTCGGACCGGATCGACTCGGTCGCCTGA